The genomic stretch AAATCGAACTCTCGCATGTCAGGACCCCGCGATCCGGTGCGTCGGCCCCGACAAGCCCGCGGCACCCGCGGGAATGGGCACCGGGGCAGAGACCTCCGCCGCCGCCATGATGGACTCCACGATCTTGTAGTAGCCGGTGCACCGGCAGAGGTTGCCCATCATCCAGCGCTTGACCTCATCCACGGTCGGGTGCGGGTTCTCGGCCAAGAGCGCCGTCGCCGCCATGATCTGGCCCGGGGTGCAGATGCCGCACTGGAACCCGCCGTGGCGGATGAAGGCGTCCTGCAGGGGGGTTAGCGGTCCGCCT from Chloroflexota bacterium encodes the following:
- a CDS encoding (2Fe-2S)-binding protein — its product is MSTHELRFTLNGEPRQVSVPAHRRLIDLIREDLALTGTKEGCSVGVCGACTVIVDGNTMSACLLPATYVDGATVTTIEGLSPEGGPLTPLQDAFIRHGGFQCGICTPGQIMAATALLAENPHPTVDEVKRWMMGNLCRCTGYYKIVESIMAAAEVSAPVPIPAGAAGLSGPTHRIAGS